One Helicobacter pylori NCTC 11637 = CCUG 17874 = ATCC 43504 = JCM 12093 genomic window, TTTAAGGAAACCATTAACGAGCGTTCTCCCCACTTGCGCGACAGCGGTTACGCTTAACAATCCTGCAATCAAACTCGCGCCCACAGATTTATCCAAATCCATTCCAAAAGCGTCATTCATTTTATAGATCATTCCTGCTTGAATGGGTGCGATAGCGAGTGCATCGCTAAAGGGTATGGGGATAAGCCCAGCCGCTCCAGCCGCTCCTGATGCAACATGGATAATGGTTTTACATTCCTCTATCATGGCTTGTTTTCTTTTTTGGATATTAGCTTTTTGAATACTCAAGAAATGCCTTCTCTTATTTTCTTTAGCGTCTGAAAGACATTTTTCTGTTTCAGCTACCAACTCTTCTAAACCTTCAATGGGGACTTCAATACCTCTAAATGAAAATGCAACGGAATTGACCCTCACATAATCTCTGACAAAACCTTTAAACCCCCATTCTTCGTCTATAATTCTTTGAGATTCTTTAACAAAGGCATCGCCGGCTTTTTCTTGAGTGTTGGTGAAAACGACAATCGTTGGGATATTCCAATGTTTAGCGAAGCTTAATAACTCTCTCTCTCTTGAACCCTAGAAGAAGTCTCTTTAACGCACAAATACGCCACATCAATAGCCTCTTTTTCATTAAGCGTTTTAAAAGAATCTTCCATTTCTTTTTTAATGCTTTGCATGGTGTCGTGATAATCTTTATCTTCAATGCCTTTGGTGTCCCACAAAATCAAGCCCTTCTGTTCATCAATGTATTTTTCAAGATGCTGAGTGATGGGCTTTCCTACGCCTGCTTTAGCGATTTCTTTACCAAATAGAGCGTTAATGAGCGAGCTTTTACCCACCCCAGTAGCTCCCATAAGCAAAATATTCATGATTGGTTTTTCTTTTTTGATGGCTTCGCGCAATTTTTCCATATTCAATCCTCTTTCTTTCCCATCAAGCGTGAACGCGTCGCCTAAAAACTTGTGCAAAACGCCGTTCAATTTCTCATGGTTTTCGTTGTTTTCCATTATAAAACCCCTTTTAAAAATGATTTGAGCCACAAAATGTTGGCACACAGATTATAGCGTATTAAAATAATGAAATAGGATTTTTTTAAGGTTTTGAGTAGAATAAT contains:
- a CDS encoding GTPase, whose amino-acid sequence is MENNENHEKLNGVLHKFLGDAFTLDGKERGLNMEKLREAIKKEKPIMNILLMGATGVGKSSLINALFGKEIAKAGVGKPITQHLEKYIDEQKGLILWDTKGIEDKDYHDTMQSIKKEMEDSFKTLNEKEAIDVAYLCVKETSSRVQERESY